The Lycium ferocissimum isolate CSIRO_LF1 chromosome 1, AGI_CSIRO_Lferr_CH_V1, whole genome shotgun sequence genome includes a region encoding these proteins:
- the LOC132065152 gene encoding receptor-like protein 53: MHTMKVLAIALWVLWFFMLTNNNFVVSVGICRENEQRALESLKKEVDDPSYLLSSWVVGKDCCKWEGVACNNLTHHVIELHMHGQFSYDGSSYPRINSLEWLLSLLSLEYLEMYSVDLSKATNWLQVINMLPSLVDLSLVYCNLNHIQPLLHDNFSSLETLDLSWNNFSSPVPEWVFNLANLVSLHLSGSNFIGQFSQGPVNLTSLTTFKASGNSFNCLLPRWLFDLSNLEHIELTRSGIEGAIPSKCGNITKLKYLDLSENNLNSTIPNWLCRCKGLESIDLSDNMLSGKLPDVIGKLGKLELLDLSLNLFEGEVYDLFNGRSNFVSAEMGNSSSLSYLSLENNKLTGTLP, translated from the coding sequence ATGCACACCATGAAAGTGTTAGCAATAGCATTATGGGTTCTCTGGTTTTTTATGTTGACAAACAACAACTTTGTCGTTTCTGTTGGGATTTGCAGAGAAAATGAGCAACGAGCGTTGGAGAGCTTGAAGAAAGAAGTAGATGATCCCTCGTATCTTCTCTCttcttgggttgttggaaaAGATTGTTGTAAATGGGAAGGGGTCGCGTGCAACAATCTAACTCATCATGTGATTGAGCTACACATGCATGGGCAATTCTCCTACGATGGATCTAGTTATCCAAGGATCAACAGCCTTGAGTGGTTACTAAGTCTTTTGAGTCTTGAGTACCTGGAGATGTATTCTGTGGATCTTAGCAAAGCAACTAACTGGCTACAGGTCATTAACATGCTTCCTTCTCTTGTTGATCTTAGTTTAGTTTATTGTAATCTTAATCATATACAACCTCTACTTCATGACAATTTTTCTTCACTTGAAACCCTCGATCTTTCCTGGAACAACTTTAGTTCTCCTGTTCCTGAATGGGTTTTCAACCTCGCTAATCTCGTTTCTCTTCATTTGAGTGGTAGTAATTTTATTGGCCAGTTTTCTCAAGGTCCAGTTAACTTGACTTCTCTCACAACCTTCAAGGCTTCTGGCAACTCTTTCAATTGTCTTTTACCTAGATGGTTGTTTGATCTAAGTAATCTTGAACATATTGAGCTAACCCGTAGTGGTATTGAAGGCGCTATACCTAGTAAGTGTGGAAACATAACAAAACTTAAATATCTCGATCTTTCTGAGAATAACCTCAACTCCACTATACCAAATTGGCTCTGTCGATGCAAAGGTCTAGAATCAATTGATCTTAGTGATAATATGCTTTCTGGAAAGTTACCAGATGTAATTGGAAAGTTAGGGAAATTAGAACTTCTTGATCTCTCATTAAATCTATTTGAAGGAGAAGTATATGACTTATTCAACGGTAGGAGTAATTTTGTTTCAGCGGAAATGGGAAATAGTTCTTCTTTGAGTTATTTGAGTCTAGAAAACAATAAACTCACTGGAACTCTTCCATAA